Proteins encoded in a region of the Melospiza georgiana isolate bMelGeo1 chromosome 2, bMelGeo1.pri, whole genome shotgun sequence genome:
- the CFAP298 gene encoding cilia- and flagella-associated protein 298: MVRLHVKRGGESEFLLEAPGSARLAELAPLVARIHNGRLKVQRLCAEMEELAEHGISLPYNMQGLTDEQIEELKLKDEWAEKCVPSGGSVFRKDEMGRRNGFAPNEKMQQVIKKTIEEAKALISKKQVQAGVCVDMATVKDALEQLRGAVLIVYPMGLPPHDPIRMEFEDKEDLSGTHAGTEVIKESEAQLWWAGKQLEETKLLSDYVGKNEKTTIIVKIQKKGQGAPGREPVLSHEEQKEMMLYYYRKQEELKKLEEEDDDSFLNAEWADNHALKRQFHGVKDIKWGPR; this comes from the exons ATGGTGCGGCTGCACGTCAAGCGCGGCGGCGAGAGCGAGTTCCTGCTGGAGGCGCCGGGCAGCGCCCGCCTGGCCGAGCTGGCGCCGCTGGTCGCCCGCATCCACAACGGGCGGCTGAAGGTGCAGCGCCTGTGCGCAG AGAtggaggagctggcagagcatggCATTTCCTTACCTTACAACATGCAAGGACTGACAGATGAGCAGATTGAAGAGCTGAAGTTAAAGGACGAGTGGGCAGAGAAGTGTGTCCCAAGTGGTGGGAGCGTCTTCAGGAAGGATGAAATGGGGCGAAGAAATGGATTTG CtccaaatgaaaaaatgcagcaaGTTATAAAGAAGACAATAGAAGAAGCCAAGGCATTAATCTCTAAG AAACAAGTTCAGGCCGGTGTGTGTGTGGACATGGCAACGGTGAAGGATGCCTTGGAGCAGCTCCGAGGGGCTGTCCTGATCGTGTATCCCATGGGATTGCCTCCCCATGATCCCATCAGGATGGAGTTTGAGGATAAAGAAGACTTGTCAGGAACTCAT GCTGGAACTGAAGTTATAAAAGAATCAGAAGCACAGTTGTGGTGGGCAGGAAAGCAGTTAGAAGAAACAAAGTTGCTCTCTGACTATGTGggcaaaaatgagaaaacaacCATCATTGTGAAGATCCAGAAA AAAGGACAGGGAGCCCCGGGGCGGGAGCCTGTGCTCAGCCACGAGGAGCAGAAGGAGATGATGCTGTACTACTACAggaagcaggaggagctgaag aaactggaggaggaggatgacGACTCGTTCCTAAATGCGGAGTGGGCAGACAACCATGCTCTGAAAAGGCAATTTCACGGTGTCAAAGATATCAAGTGGGGTCCAAGATGA